The following DNA comes from Mycobacterium sp. MS1601.
TCCGCCAGCTGTGAAATCGCCTGGTGCCGGGTGTATTCGGTGGCGGGTGGAGCAGAACGGGCGAGCTTCGCCCCGACCGTGGCCGCAAAGCCCCAGTCAACCGCCGCTCCGATGGAACTACCGCTCATTTCTCGCACCCACACGACCGTAGCGTGGCCGCCAGCACGTCGAGCGCGATGCGGCCGGTGGGCCCCGCGTCGTTGGAGACGAACGCGAAGGTGAGGACCCGGCCGCTGGCATCGGTGATCACACCTGCCAGCGTATTGGTGCCCGTCAGACTCCCGGTCTTGGCCCGTAGCCAGCCGGCTGCGGTTCCGGTGACGTCATCGTGGTACCGGTTCGACAGCGTGCCACTTCCCCCCGCGACGGGCAGCAGGTCCAGCAGTGGGCGCAGCCGCGGGTGTTCCTGGCCTGCGGCCGCCAACATCACGTCATCGAGGGTGTGGGCGGTCAGCCGGTCGTCGATCGACAGGCCGCTGGAATCGAGCAGATGGGCGCCGTCGAGGTTGATGTCGGCGTCGCGCAACTGCTCCAGCACCGCGTCGGCGGCACCAGCGAAGCTGAGCGGTTTGCCCGCGGCGGCCGCGACCTCTCGGCCGATGGTCTCGGCCATGACGTTGTCGCTGGCGCCCATCATCTGTCGCAGGCGCTCGATCAGCGGCGCCGACTGCACCGAGACGATCTCCGAGCCCTTCGGCGCGCGCGGCACCAAAGTGACCCTGGCCGGGTCGACCCCCAGACCCGCGGCCAGCGCCCGGCCGGCATCCAGGGCAGGGGTGTGCGAGCGTCGAGAGTCATAGCTGGTGGGCTGGGTGCGTCCGGCATCGAGCATCACCGACTGGATGGGTGCGATGTCGCCGAGGTCGATGTCCAGCGGGTCCCAGCCCGGCGCCATGTCCGGGCCGGTGTACAGCGAGGTGTCGACCTGAACATCGGTCACCTTGATGCCGCGGGCGCGGACCCCGTCCACCAGATCACTGATCCGCGCGGCATCGCGGTACCAGGTGTCCTCGTCGGCCGGGGCTGCCGAGAGCACCGGATCACCTCCACCCACCAGCACGATCACTCCCGGCGTGGTGCCGGCGTACACCGTTGTGGTCAGCCGCTCGTCGCGGTCGAGCGTCAGCAGCGCAGCGGCCGCGGTCAGCGATTTGTTGGTCGAGGCCGGTTGCATCGGCACGTCGTCGCGTTGCTCCCACAACACCTCACCGGTCGAGGCGTCGGTGATGCGGCCGGTCAGGTTCCCGAGATTCGGGTCGGCCAGTGCCTGCGCGAGGGCACGGGCCAGCCCGGCCCGGGTGGGCGACGGCGCCCCGTCGGCCACCGGGACCACAGCCGGGTCGGCGGTGACGGCAGCGGGCTGCGCGGTGATCTGCGGGTCGGGCTGCTTCTTGCCGCCGGTGACCAGCGCGGCAACGGCCACCACGATGGCGACCAGCACCACGACTCCGGCGCCGAGCGCCAGATGCGTGGACTTCCGCCAACGACCGGGACGCATGCAGTGCAGAGTAGCGCTGCACTAGGGTTTGTCCCGACGACTACAGACTTCAGGAGAGCCACGTGGAATTCGACGTGACCATCGAGATCCCCAAGGGACAGCGCAACAAGTACGAGGTGGACCACAAGACCGGACGGGTCAAGTTGGACCGCTACCTCTACACGCCGATGGCCTACCCGACCGACTACGGCTTCATCGAAGACACTCTCGGCGAGGACGGCGATCCGTTGGACGCCCTGGTTCTGCTGCCGGAATCGGTGTTCCCCGGTGTGCTGGTCGAGGCCCGCCCGGTCGGCATGTTCAAGATGGTCGACGAGGCCGGCGGCGACGACAAGGTGCTCTGTGTGCCGGCCGGCGACAAGCGCTGGGACCACATTCAGGACATCTCCGACGTGTCGAAGTTCGAGCTGGACGCCATCCAGCACTTCTTCGTGCACTACAAGGACCTCGAGCCCAACAAGTTCGTCAAGGGTTCCGACTGGGTGGGCCGCGAGGAAGCCGAGGCCGAGTACTTGCGTTCGGTCGAGCGGTTCAAGACCTCCGGACACTGATTTAGCACTGTCGTAACACGCCGTAACCCCGGCGTGGCATGTTGCTCGGATCATGACTTTGTGCTTATGCATCAGGGAATCGGCCTCGAGGCCTTCAACACGATGCCCGAGCGCCGCGCGGTGCACGCGCTCTACGAGTGCTGCAACGACGTCTCGCTGGCACGCGCGCTCGCCCGGGGTCGTGGGTATGACTGTCACGACGCCCTGTTCCGCCGGGCGGATGCGTTGTTGTTCTCCCTGCCCGACACCGCGATCGACAGCATCCTGGAGGCGTATCCGCACATCGGAGCCCGCCCGGGCAGCGTGAAATCCGCTGCTGAGCAGTGCTCGGTGTGGAACGACGACCAATCGGTGATGACAACCCTCCGCGAGGGCGCTGCGCGCTACCGCGAGCAGTTCGGGTTCGAGTTCGTGATGTTCGTCGGCGGGATGAGCTGCGCCGAAGTTTCCGCCGCGATGGCTGACCGGATGCACAACGACCTGGAGACCGAACGCAAGGTCGTGCGCAATGAGCTGGCCAAGATCAACCGCACTCGGCTGGAGCGCATGCTCGGGCCGGAGGGCGGCTTTTCGAACTGGTAACGGTATTCCATTAAGGTCTACCGGGTGAGCACTCCTGCAACCGGCCCCGGATCCCATTCGCATTTCCTGTCGCTCCCCGACCTCGCCGCGCGTTCCTCTGGCGGTTCGGCGCTGTGGGCGAATGACGATCTGTTCGCCGAGCGGGAGAACCTGATCACCCCCAAGCCCGCGGAATTCCGTCCCGCGACGTTCGGCCACAAGGGCCAGGTGTACGACGGCTGGGAGACCCGCCGCCGCCGGGGCGCCGGACCCGACGCCTGCGACGCGGCAATCGTGCGGCTGGGGGTGCCCGGCGTGGTGCGTGGCGTGGTGGTCGACACCGCCTGGTTCACCGGCAACTACCCTCCGCAGATCTCGGTGGAGGCCGCCCAGGTCAGCGGATACCCCTCGACCGAGGAGCTTGTCGAGAAGACCTCGTGGGAGACCATCGTCGAACGGACCAATGTCAACGGCGACACCCGAAACCCGTTCAAGGTCAATTCAACTCGTCGCTGGACCCATGTGCGACTGTCCATCTACCCAGACGGCGGCGTCGCACGTTTCCGCGTACACGGCGAGGGCCTGCTGGACCCGAAGTTCGCCGAGAACATGACCCTGGACCTGGCCGCACTGGAGAACGGCGGCCGAATCACGGCCTGCTCCAACATGTTCTACAGCTCCCCCAACAATCTGTTGCTGCCCGGCGGGGCCCGTAACATGGGCGAGGGTTGGGAGACCTCGCGCCGCCGCGACAGCGGCAACGACTGGGTGCAGATCCGTCTGGCCGGCCAGGGCGTGTTGAACGCAGCCGAGCTGGACACGTCGTATTTCATTGGTAATGCGCCTGGTTCGGCCCGGCTGTCCGGCCGCGACGGTGACGGCGAGTGGTTCGAACTGATGCCGATGACCGATCTGCTGCCCGACACCCGGCATCGCTTCCTGATCGACACCGACCGCCCGATCACCGATGCGCGGCTGGACATCTACCCCGACGGCGGCATGGCTCGGGTGCGGTTGTTCGGCGCTCTGACCGACGATGGCCTGCAAGCCTTGAAGGGCCGCTGGGAAGCCAGCTCCTAACTCAGTCTGGCCACCCCAGCGGTGGCTTCCTACGCAGCGATGCGCAACCGCAGGGCCACCCGCTGCGAAGCCGCTTCGGCCAGCGAGCGGGCGTCCTGCTGCGGGGCAGCGGGAATCAGCGTCACGCCGTCGGCCACACCGGCCAGGTAGATGTCGGCAAGCAGCCCGGCCAGCCCGTCGAGCGTGCCGGCGTACGCAAGGGTGTCCTGACCGACTTCCAGCTCAGACAGCAGGCGCTGCGCCGATCGAAAGTCGTCATCGACCACGACGGTGACATCCAACACGCACTCGCCGGCAAGCCGGCGACGAACGCGCTGAGCCTGCTGCAGATCCGGCGCACTGAACCTGACGGCGGGCGCTCCGCCCGCCGTCAGTTCAGTCCAGTCGTCATCGGCGATGAACATGCGCAACCCACTCTGATGACTCACAACGCCGACGGTAGACAACCGCCGAAGCGCTGTCAGTGGTTGGGATCAGCGGGACGCGAAGTACCGGGCGACTCCTCGCTGGGCTTCACGGCCGAATTCTCCGAGGGATCCACCGGAACATCGGGGTCGGCGGCCTTCTTCTCATCGGAGCGCGTCTTGTAGAGGCTCGCGACGGTGGTGATCGCCAGCGTCACGATGATCACGCCCAGGCTGAGCAGCGTCGGGATCTCCGGCACCATCACGTGCTCACCGCCATTGATGAACGGCAGCTCGTTCTCGTGCAGCGCGTGGAAGAAGAGCTTCACGCCGATGAACGCCAGGATGAAGGCCAGCCCGTAGGACAGGTACACCAGCCGCTGGACCAGGCCGCCCAGCAGGAAGTACAGCTGGCGCAGACCCATCAGCGCGAAGACGTTGGCCGCGAACACCAGGTAGGGCTCCTGGGTCAGGCCGTAGATCGCCGGAATCGAGTCCAGCGCGAAGATCAGGTCAGTGGTGCCGAGTGCGACGATGACGAGGAACATCGGCGTCATCAGACGCTTGCCGTCCTCCTTGATCCACAGGCGCAGCCCGTCCCACTTGTCGGTGGTGCTCAGGTGGTTACGCGCGAACTTGACCACCGCATTGTCACCGTCATCGTGGTCGTCGCCGCCGCTGACCAGCTTCCACGCCGTGTACACCAGGAACAGGCCGAAAATGTAGAACACCCAGGAGAACTGGTTGATGGCCACCG
Coding sequences within:
- the dacB gene encoding D-alanyl-D-alanine carboxypeptidase/D-alanyl-D-alanine endopeptidase; translation: MRPGRWRKSTHLALGAGVVVLVAIVVAVAALVTGGKKQPDPQITAQPAAVTADPAVVPVADGAPSPTRAGLARALAQALADPNLGNLTGRITDASTGEVLWEQRDDVPMQPASTNKSLTAAAALLTLDRDERLTTTVYAGTTPGVIVLVGGGDPVLSAAPADEDTWYRDAARISDLVDGVRARGIKVTDVQVDTSLYTGPDMAPGWDPLDIDLGDIAPIQSVMLDAGRTQPTSYDSRRSHTPALDAGRALAAGLGVDPARVTLVPRAPKGSEIVSVQSAPLIERLRQMMGASDNVMAETIGREVAAAAGKPLSFAGAADAVLEQLRDADINLDGAHLLDSSGLSIDDRLTAHTLDDVMLAAAGQEHPRLRPLLDLLPVAGGSGTLSNRYHDDVTGTAAGWLRAKTGSLTGTNTLAGVITDASGRVLTFAFVSNDAGPTGRIALDVLAATLRSCGCEK
- a CDS encoding inorganic diphosphatase gives rise to the protein MEFDVTIEIPKGQRNKYEVDHKTGRVKLDRYLYTPMAYPTDYGFIEDTLGEDGDPLDALVLLPESVFPGVLVEARPVGMFKMVDEAGGDDKVLCVPAGDKRWDHIQDISDVSKFELDAIQHFFVHYKDLEPNKFVKGSDWVGREEAEAEYLRSVERFKTSGH
- a CDS encoding 2-oxo-4-hydroxy-4-carboxy-5-ureidoimidazoline decarboxylase, which translates into the protein MHQGIGLEAFNTMPERRAVHALYECCNDVSLARALARGRGYDCHDALFRRADALLFSLPDTAIDSILEAYPHIGARPGSVKSAAEQCSVWNDDQSVMTTLREGAARYREQFGFEFVMFVGGMSCAEVSAAMADRMHNDLETERKVVRNELAKINRTRLERMLGPEGGFSNW
- the alc gene encoding allantoicase yields the protein MSTPATGPGSHSHFLSLPDLAARSSGGSALWANDDLFAERENLITPKPAEFRPATFGHKGQVYDGWETRRRRGAGPDACDAAIVRLGVPGVVRGVVVDTAWFTGNYPPQISVEAAQVSGYPSTEELVEKTSWETIVERTNVNGDTRNPFKVNSTRRWTHVRLSIYPDGGVARFRVHGEGLLDPKFAENMTLDLAALENGGRITACSNMFYSSPNNLLLPGGARNMGEGWETSRRRDSGNDWVQIRLAGQGVLNAAELDTSYFIGNAPGSARLSGRDGDGEWFELMPMTDLLPDTRHRFLIDTDRPITDARLDIYPDGGMARVRLFGALTDDGLQALKGRWEASS
- a CDS encoding TerC family protein, with the translated sequence MNVSGLEWAITLGVTIAIIVFDVIVIARNPHEPSMKECGRALSVYVTLAILFGLWTWFFHGGQYGLEFFAGWLTEYSLSVDNLFIFIIIMASFNVPKKYQQEALMVGIILALIFRGIFIALGAVAINQFSWVFYIFGLFLVYTAWKLVSGGDDHDDGDNAVVKFARNHLSTTDKWDGLRLWIKEDGKRLMTPMFLVIVALGTTDLIFALDSIPAIYGLTQEPYLVFAANVFALMGLRQLYFLLGGLVQRLVYLSYGLAFILAFIGVKLFFHALHENELPFINGGEHVMVPEIPTLLSLGVIIVTLAITTVASLYKTRSDEKKAADPDVPVDPSENSAVKPSEESPGTSRPADPNH